One genomic region from Diabrotica undecimpunctata isolate CICGRU chromosome 9, icDiaUnde3, whole genome shotgun sequence encodes:
- the Polr2J gene encoding DNA-directed RNA polymerase II subunit RPB11: protein MNAPPTFESFLLYDGEKKIILEQDTKVPNAAIFTINKEDHTLGNMIRNQLLKDPNVLFAGYKLPHPLEHKFVLRIQTTSDYSPQEALMHAITDLISELSLFEERFKEAIKEKKEGLD from the exons ATGAATGCGCCTCCAACCTTTGAATCGTTTTTATTATACGATGGAGAGAAAAA GATAATCTTAGAACAAGATACGAAAGTTCCAAATGCAGCAATTTTTACTATTAACAAAGAAGATCACACACTTGGTAATATGATCAGaaa CCAACTTCTAAAAGATCCAAATGTATTATTTGCTGGTTATAAACTGCCTCATCCATTGGAGCACAAATTTGTCTTGCGAATCCAAACAACATCAGACTACTCACCTCAAGAAGCCTTAATGCACGCTATCACTGATTTAATTTCAGAACTGTCCTTGTTTGAAGAAAGATTTAAG gAAGCGATCAAAGAAAAGAAGGAAGGATTGGATTAG
- the LOC140450501 gene encoding malectin-B, giving the protein MSNSIIYKLLVLSLVIILGVGCSNGQLIYAVNCGGEAHTDSFGIRYERDPLHGRIGIASDYGKRLLIGRVPPTDYILYQTERYHTNTFGYDIPVISDGDYVLVLKFCEVYFNAPDQKVFDVVLNGDHTIVADLDIFEKVGRGVAHDEYIPFNIIKGRLHVNGEESDIRGGRIRVEFIKGYKDNPKINAMYVIKGKLEDVPQLPSIPAEPSSTVEELKEESETIPKSRRPSGPKQPDPYIADDSSLMLPIFIAIGAFIPLLFCLCKL; this is encoded by the exons ATGAGTAACTCTATTATTTATAAGTTATTAGTTTTAAGTTTAGTTATTATTTTGGGAGTTGGTTGTAGTAATGGTCAGCTTATTTATGCTGTAAATTGTGGAGGTGAAGCTCATACAGACTCATTTGGAATTCGGTACGAAAGAGACCCTTTACACGGCCGTATCGGAATTGCATCTGATTATGGTAAACGTCTTTTAATTGGAAGAGTTCCCCCAACTGATTACATTTTGTACCAGACTGAAAGGTACCACACAAACACATTTGGATACGACATTCCAGTAATTTCGGATGGAGATTATGTACTAGTATTAAAATTTTGTGAAGTTTATTTCAATGCGCCCGATCAGAAAGTTTTTGATGTTGTTTTAAATGGAGATCATACAATTGTAGCTGATTTAGACATATTTGAGAAAGTTGGAAGGGGTGTTGCTCATGATGAATATATACCATTCAATATAATAAAAG GACGTCTTCATGTTAATGGAGAAGAATCAGACATTCGTGGAGGACGTATCAGAGTTGAGTTTATAAAGGGTTATAAAGACAATCCTAAAATAAATGCTATGTATGTCATCAAGGGCAAACTAGAAGATGTTCCTCAATTACCATCAATTCCAGCTGAACCAAGCTCCACTGTAgaagaattaaaagaagaaagtgaAACCATTCCAAAATCTAGGCGACCTAGTGGTCCTAAGCAACCTGATCCATATATTGCAGATGATTCATCCCTGATGCTTCCTATTTTTATTGCAATAGGAGCTTTTATAcctttgttattttgtttatgcAAATTGTGA